One Papaver somniferum cultivar HN1 chromosome 10, ASM357369v1, whole genome shotgun sequence genomic window carries:
- the LOC113317608 gene encoding dynamin-related protein 5A-like isoform X1, with the protein MVQTVLTTKWTKTMEAMDMFQLLKILTCILTKAMSVLDMHLGTVIKSRIPGLQSIINKSIAELEAELSRFGKPVAFDGGGKLYLIMEICHLYDGIYKEHLDGMYVAGRLECSWCYFLVDWNVAAPAHT; encoded by the exons ATGGTCCAAACTGTTCTCACGACAAAG TGGACAAAAACAATGGAGGCTATGGATATGTTTCAGCTGCTCAAGATCCTAACATGTATCCTAACCAAGGCTATGTCGGTCCTGGATATG CACTTGGGAACTGTAATCAAGTCTCGCATCCCAGGCCTCCAGTCGATAATTAATAAAAGTATTGCTGAACTAGAGGCGGAATTGAGTCGTTTTGGCAAGCCTGTTGCTTTTGATGGTGGA GGTAAACTGTACCTGATTATGGAGATTTGTCATCTTTATGATGGAATTTACAAAGAACATCTTGACGGCATGTATGTAGCTGGTAGATTGGAATGTAGCTGGTGTTACTTTCTGGTAGATTGGAATGTAGCTGCCCCTGCCCACACAT GA
- the LOC113317608 gene encoding dynamin-related protein 5A-like isoform X2, translating into MYAYNRAQWTKTMEAMDMFQLLKILTCILTKAMSVLDMHLGTVIKSRIPGLQSIINKSIAELEAELSRFGKPVAFDGGGKLYLIMEICHLYDGIYKEHLDGMYVAGRLECSWCYFLVDWNVAAPAHT; encoded by the exons atgtatgcttaTAACAGAGCACAA TGGACAAAAACAATGGAGGCTATGGATATGTTTCAGCTGCTCAAGATCCTAACATGTATCCTAACCAAGGCTATGTCGGTCCTGGATATG CACTTGGGAACTGTAATCAAGTCTCGCATCCCAGGCCTCCAGTCGATAATTAATAAAAGTATTGCTGAACTAGAGGCGGAATTGAGTCGTTTTGGCAAGCCTGTTGCTTTTGATGGTGGA GGTAAACTGTACCTGATTATGGAGATTTGTCATCTTTATGATGGAATTTACAAAGAACATCTTGACGGCATGTATGTAGCTGGTAGATTGGAATGTAGCTGGTGTTACTTTCTGGTAGATTGGAATGTAGCTGCCCCTGCCCACACAT GA